The Amaranthus tricolor cultivar Red isolate AtriRed21 chromosome 6, ASM2621246v1, whole genome shotgun sequence genome has a segment encoding these proteins:
- the LOC130814630 gene encoding RNA pseudouridine synthase 6, chloroplastic isoform X1, whose product MPGNPITTGTTHFGSNLLNALFSSLRRTHFRVTGAPAPHLRKLSTNNPVRKKKLSRKKYSCIVSSFGSKAVDTSTCSSPTSFVNGYPEYSRLLPCPSTSLPPRVEHLVVQKESPACKYISKSLDLPHSYVADLIRFGAVYYALICPDPPPTATPEQVQLYNLFTSPKLLKKRRSIKGKTFREAQKTFRVTDPDMCFEAGTYLRVHVHPKRFPRCYEIDWQSRIIAVTESYVVLDKPAGTSVGGASDNIEESCANFTTRALGLTSPLFTTHQIDNCTEGCVVLARTKEYCSVFHKKIRDRMVKKLYLALTAAPVPRGILTHYMRPANLAPRLISEEYIDRWLLCQLEVLDCKKVPWPNSLTRERYCIEDCGWPVQNNAYECTVNLLTGRTHQIRAQFAAFGAPIIGDSMYMPASLAEIATPIVNPLGKFRGAYTSEVEKRVAIDNWIALHGKEPTVAIGLQACQISWDNGELSYNAGSPWWR is encoded by the exons ATGCCCGGAAATCCCATAACAACCGGAACTACACATTTCGGATCCAACTTACTCAATGCTTTGTTTTCCTCTCTGCGGCGAACCCATTTTAGAGTAACCGGAGCTCCGGCTCCGCACCTGCGCAAATTATCCACCAACAATCCTGTTCGAAAGAAGAAGCTTTCGAGAAAGAAATACAGTTGTATTGTTTCAAGCTTTGGAAGCAAAGCTGTTGATACTTCAACTTGTTCTTCTCCCACTTCCTTTGTTAATGG CTACCCTGAATATAGCCGCTTACTACCTTGTCCATCAACAAGTCTTCCACCACGAGTAGAACATTTGGTTGTCCAAAAAGAAAGTCCTGCTTGTAAATACATTAGCAAAAGTTTGGATCTACCACATTC GTATGTTGCGGATCTCATTCGTTTTGGAGCTGTCTATTATGCACTTATTTGTCCAGATCCTCCCCCGACAGCCACTCCTGAGCAAGTTCAACTATATAATCTTTTTACATCACCCAAACTTCTGAAAAAAAGGCGTTCCATTAAAGGGAAAACATTCAGAGAAGCTCAGAAAACCTTCCGAGTGACTGATCCAGATATGTGCTTTGAAGCAGGAACATATTTACGTGTACATGTCCACCCGAAACGCTTCCCAAG GTGCTACGAAATTGATTGGCAGTCAAGAATAATAGCTGTTACTGAATCTTATGTGGTTCTGGACAAGCCTGCTGGTACCTCA GTTGGAGGAGCTTCGGACAACATTGAAGAAAGTTGTGCAAATTTTACAACTCGTGCCCTGGGATTAACCTCTCCACTCTTTACCACACATCAAATTGATAATTGTACAGAAGGGTG TGTTGTGCTGGCTAGAACTAAGGAGTACTGCTCagtttttcacaaaaaaatCAGA GATAGAATGGTTAAGAAGCTCTACCTTGCACTTACTGCAGCTCCAGTTCCTCGTGGAATACTTACCCACTACATGCGTCCTGCTAATCTTGCACCGCGACTCATATCAGAAG AATATATTGATAGATGGCTCTTGTGTCAGCTGGAAGTTTTGGATTGTAAGAAGGTTCCTTGGCCAAATTCTTTGACCAGAGAAAGGTATTGTATTGAAGACTGTGGATGGCCTGTGCAAAATAATGCTTATGAGTGCACTGTTAATCTTCTGACTGGTCGAACTCATCAG ATTCGAGCACAATTTGCTGCTTTTGGGGCGCCTATAATTGGTGACTCCATGTATATGCCAGCGTCTCTTGCTGAAATAGCCACTCCCATAGTTAATCCACTAGGAAAATTTAGAGGAGCTTATACAAGTGAGGTGGAAAAAAGAGTTGCTATTGATAATTGGATTGCCTTGCATGGAAAGGAGCCTACTGTTGCTATTGGTCTTCAAGCTTGTCAAATATCTTGGGACAATGGTGAGCTTAGCTACAATGCCGGATCACCATGGTGGAGATGA
- the LOC130814630 gene encoding RNA pseudouridine synthase 6, chloroplastic isoform X2 yields the protein MIYPEYSRLLPCPSTSLPPRVEHLVVQKESPACKYISKSLDLPHSYVADLIRFGAVYYALICPDPPPTATPEQVQLYNLFTSPKLLKKRRSIKGKTFREAQKTFRVTDPDMCFEAGTYLRVHVHPKRFPRCYEIDWQSRIIAVTESYVVLDKPAGTSVGGASDNIEESCANFTTRALGLTSPLFTTHQIDNCTEGCVVLARTKEYCSVFHKKIRDRMVKKLYLALTAAPVPRGILTHYMRPANLAPRLISEEYIDRWLLCQLEVLDCKKVPWPNSLTRERYCIEDCGWPVQNNAYECTVNLLTGRTHQIRAQFAAFGAPIIGDSMYMPASLAEIATPIVNPLGKFRGAYTSEVEKRVAIDNWIALHGKEPTVAIGLQACQISWDNGELSYNAGSPWWR from the exons ATGAT CTACCCTGAATATAGCCGCTTACTACCTTGTCCATCAACAAGTCTTCCACCACGAGTAGAACATTTGGTTGTCCAAAAAGAAAGTCCTGCTTGTAAATACATTAGCAAAAGTTTGGATCTACCACATTC GTATGTTGCGGATCTCATTCGTTTTGGAGCTGTCTATTATGCACTTATTTGTCCAGATCCTCCCCCGACAGCCACTCCTGAGCAAGTTCAACTATATAATCTTTTTACATCACCCAAACTTCTGAAAAAAAGGCGTTCCATTAAAGGGAAAACATTCAGAGAAGCTCAGAAAACCTTCCGAGTGACTGATCCAGATATGTGCTTTGAAGCAGGAACATATTTACGTGTACATGTCCACCCGAAACGCTTCCCAAG GTGCTACGAAATTGATTGGCAGTCAAGAATAATAGCTGTTACTGAATCTTATGTGGTTCTGGACAAGCCTGCTGGTACCTCA GTTGGAGGAGCTTCGGACAACATTGAAGAAAGTTGTGCAAATTTTACAACTCGTGCCCTGGGATTAACCTCTCCACTCTTTACCACACATCAAATTGATAATTGTACAGAAGGGTG TGTTGTGCTGGCTAGAACTAAGGAGTACTGCTCagtttttcacaaaaaaatCAGA GATAGAATGGTTAAGAAGCTCTACCTTGCACTTACTGCAGCTCCAGTTCCTCGTGGAATACTTACCCACTACATGCGTCCTGCTAATCTTGCACCGCGACTCATATCAGAAG AATATATTGATAGATGGCTCTTGTGTCAGCTGGAAGTTTTGGATTGTAAGAAGGTTCCTTGGCCAAATTCTTTGACCAGAGAAAGGTATTGTATTGAAGACTGTGGATGGCCTGTGCAAAATAATGCTTATGAGTGCACTGTTAATCTTCTGACTGGTCGAACTCATCAG ATTCGAGCACAATTTGCTGCTTTTGGGGCGCCTATAATTGGTGACTCCATGTATATGCCAGCGTCTCTTGCTGAAATAGCCACTCCCATAGTTAATCCACTAGGAAAATTTAGAGGAGCTTATACAAGTGAGGTGGAAAAAAGAGTTGCTATTGATAATTGGATTGCCTTGCATGGAAAGGAGCCTACTGTTGCTATTGGTCTTCAAGCTTGTCAAATATCTTGGGACAATGGTGAGCTTAGCTACAATGCCGGATCACCATGGTGGAGATGA